A single Sporosarcina sp. FSL W8-0480 DNA region contains:
- a CDS encoding YtpI family protein, whose translation MKTINFFLVFFIVASGVFYFYFKTRQFRTSYVFPIRKKMFASKAGSFLGGLLFFFGINQLILFQGVATYLISGIFIIFGAYIIYFNTKATKHYKQFVDEETRLNEN comes from the coding sequence ATGAAAACAATAAATTTCTTTTTAGTCTTTTTCATCGTAGCATCTGGTGTTTTCTACTTTTATTTTAAAACTCGTCAATTCAGGACAAGCTATGTATTTCCGATTCGTAAAAAAATGTTTGCAAGTAAAGCTGGATCCTTCTTAGGTGGACTTCTGTTTTTCTTTGGTATTAACCAGCTTATTCTATTTCAAGGGGTTGCCACCTATTTGATTTCCGGCATATTCATCATCTTTGGTGCATACATCATTTATTTCAATACAAAAGCAACAAAGCATTATAAACAATTTGTCGACGAGGAAACAAGACTGAACGAAAACTGA
- the ald gene encoding alanine dehydrogenase: protein MRIGVPKEIKNNENRVAMTPAGAFNLKSAGHEVLIETGAGLGSSFTDEDYVNAGATIVETAGEAWEADMVMKVKEPLASEYGYFREGLILFTYLHLAPELELTKALLDNKVIGIAYETVQIGNSLPLLAPMSEVAGRMATQIGAQYLEKINGGKGILLSGVPGVSRGKVTVIGGGQAGTNAAKIAVGMGAQVTVLDLSVDRLRQLDEMFGNDIQTLVSNPFNIAESVKDSDLVVGCVLVPGAKAPKLVSEEMVKSMKPGSVLVDIAIDQGGIFETSDRVTTHDNPTYEKHGIVHYAVANMPGAVPRTSTMALTNVTVPYALQIANKGYKQACLDNPALQKGINTMEGNVTYKAVAEAQGLEYVPAESLLG from the coding sequence ATGCGCATAGGTGTTCCGAAAGAAATCAAGAATAATGAAAATCGGGTTGCAATGACGCCTGCTGGGGCTTTCAATTTGAAATCTGCAGGACATGAAGTGTTGATCGAAACAGGAGCAGGTCTTGGATCGAGCTTCACTGATGAAGATTACGTTAACGCAGGCGCGACAATTGTCGAAACTGCTGGTGAAGCTTGGGAAGCGGATATGGTCATGAAAGTTAAGGAACCGCTTGCATCCGAGTATGGTTATTTCCGTGAAGGGCTTATTTTATTCACATATCTCCATCTTGCTCCTGAGTTGGAATTGACTAAAGCGTTGCTTGATAACAAAGTAATTGGAATCGCTTACGAAACCGTGCAAATTGGTAATTCTTTGCCATTATTAGCTCCTATGAGTGAAGTGGCTGGAAGAATGGCTACTCAAATCGGTGCGCAATACCTTGAAAAAATCAACGGCGGTAAAGGAATCCTTCTATCGGGAGTTCCTGGTGTATCACGCGGTAAAGTAACTGTAATCGGTGGGGGACAAGCTGGTACGAATGCTGCGAAAATTGCTGTTGGAATGGGTGCTCAAGTAACTGTCTTGGATTTATCAGTCGATCGTCTTCGCCAATTGGATGAAATGTTCGGAAACGACATCCAGACGCTTGTTTCCAATCCTTTCAATATTGCTGAATCGGTCAAGGACTCCGATCTTGTTGTTGGATGTGTATTAGTTCCGGGTGCGAAGGCTCCAAAATTGGTTTCTGAAGAAATGGTTAAATCGATGAAGCCTGGCTCTGTACTTGTCGATATTGCTATTGACCAAGGTGGAATCTTTGAAACATCCGATCGTGTCACTACTCACGACAACCCAACGTATGAAAAGCACGGAATCGTCCACTATGCTGTTGCAAACATGCCTGGTGCTGTTCCACGCACGTCTACAATGGCATTGACAAACGTAACGGTGCCATATGCGTTGCAAATTGCAAACAAAGGATATAAGCAAGCATGCTTAGATAATCCTGCATTGCAAAAGGGGATCAATACTATGGAAGGCAACGTGACTTACAAAGCTGTAGCTGAAGCTCAAGGCCTTGAATATGTGCCTGCAGAATCATTATTAGGATAA
- a CDS encoding metal-dependent hydrolase, which produces MKISYHGHSVVKIETAGKTILIDPFITGNELTDLKASDQTPDVILLTHGHNDHVGDTIEIAKRCNPLIVAPNELAVYLGSIGLNAHGMNIGGACEFDFGTVKITQAFHSSSYTTEENETIYTGMPAGILFTAEGKTVYHAGDTSLFGDMALIGRRQSIDVAFLPIGDNFTMGPEDAAVATELLNPKLVVPVHYNTFPPIRQNPQHFKELVTSNEVKIMEAGDIIEI; this is translated from the coding sequence ATGAAGATTTCTTATCATGGACATTCCGTTGTGAAAATTGAAACGGCGGGCAAGACGATATTAATAGACCCATTCATAACTGGAAATGAATTGACTGACCTAAAGGCATCCGATCAGACGCCAGATGTAATTCTGCTTACGCATGGCCATAATGACCATGTTGGAGATACAATCGAAATTGCTAAAAGATGCAATCCGTTGATCGTTGCGCCGAATGAACTTGCTGTTTACCTTGGCTCGATAGGTCTCAATGCTCATGGCATGAATATAGGTGGAGCGTGTGAGTTCGATTTCGGAACAGTGAAAATTACGCAAGCTTTCCATAGTTCTTCCTATACAACTGAGGAAAATGAAACCATCTATACAGGGATGCCTGCGGGGATCCTATTTACTGCTGAAGGAAAGACAGTTTACCATGCTGGGGATACATCGCTTTTTGGCGATATGGCTTTAATTGGGAGGCGTCAGTCAATCGACGTCGCATTCCTTCCGATTGGGGATAATTTCACAATGGGACCTGAAGATGCTGCAGTAGCTACAGAATTATTGAATCCGAAACTTGTAGTGCCGGTTCATTACAATACATTTCCTCCAATCAGGCAAAACCCGCAACATTTTAAGGAACTTGTAACTTCTAATGAAGTGAAAATCATGGAAGCTGGAGATATAATCGAAATTTAA
- a CDS encoding DRTGG domain-containing protein, with amino-acid sequence MSTKHELILRYIEGLAVGEKISVRQVAKALSVSEGTAYRAIKEAENQKLVNTIERVGTIRIEKKKKENIERLTFAEVVNIVDGVVLGGRDGLHKTLTKFVIGAMQLEDMRRYIDAGSLLIVGNRPRAHELALSAGAAVLVTGGFDVADEAKKLANELNLPIISSSYDTFTVATMLNRAIYDQLIEKEILLVEDIVTPFEETITFSPKDDVGYFNEVNRKTAHSGYPVIEKNGRLIGIVTSRDAVGKNENDLIEKVMTQHPITVSGKTSVASAGHSMIWEGIDLMPVVSDAGILEGIISRQDVLKALQMTQRQPQQGEKIDDIVKGQMKAVPDHPQNVEFSVVPQMTNQLGSLSYGALTTLLTDVGNRAIKMRKRGESVPENMTIYFIKHVQLGSVVTVEPRILHMSRRFVKVDFDLFSDSELIAKAMVMYQLFER; translated from the coding sequence ATGTCGACTAAACATGAATTGATCTTACGCTATATCGAAGGGTTAGCGGTCGGCGAAAAAATATCCGTCCGGCAGGTTGCAAAGGCCTTGTCAGTTAGTGAAGGTACAGCATATCGGGCAATTAAAGAAGCTGAAAACCAAAAGCTTGTCAATACGATCGAGCGAGTGGGAACAATACGAATTGAAAAGAAAAAGAAGGAGAATATTGAGCGGCTGACGTTTGCTGAAGTCGTCAATATTGTTGATGGGGTAGTTTTAGGTGGTCGCGATGGTCTCCATAAAACACTAACTAAGTTTGTCATAGGAGCCATGCAACTTGAGGATATGAGAAGATACATAGACGCAGGCAGCCTGCTCATTGTCGGAAACAGGCCAAGGGCACATGAACTTGCATTAAGCGCAGGTGCAGCAGTACTTGTCACAGGTGGTTTCGATGTTGCCGATGAAGCGAAAAAGCTTGCCAATGAATTGAATTTGCCGATCATCTCATCCAGCTATGATACATTCACCGTTGCCACAATGTTGAACCGGGCGATTTATGACCAATTGATTGAGAAGGAAATCTTGCTTGTAGAAGATATTGTAACGCCATTTGAGGAAACAATCACCTTTTCCCCGAAGGACGATGTCGGTTATTTTAATGAAGTGAACCGTAAAACAGCGCACTCCGGATATCCAGTTATAGAAAAGAATGGCAGGCTGATTGGAATTGTTACTTCACGGGATGCAGTAGGAAAGAATGAAAACGATCTGATTGAAAAAGTGATGACCCAACATCCGATAACAGTTAGCGGCAAAACAAGTGTTGCATCCGCTGGTCATAGCATGATTTGGGAAGGTATCGACTTAATGCCGGTCGTGAGTGATGCTGGGATTTTAGAAGGAATCATCAGTCGACAAGATGTACTGAAGGCATTGCAAATGACGCAAAGGCAACCACAACAGGGCGAGAAGATAGATGATATCGTTAAGGGCCAGATGAAGGCGGTGCCGGATCATCCACAGAATGTTGAGTTCTCGGTTGTCCCTCAAATGACAAATCAACTTGGGTCATTATCATATGGGGCATTGACGACACTTCTGACAGACGTTGGCAACCGGGCCATTAAAATGCGGAAACGCGGTGAGAGTGTACCTGAAAACATGACAATTTACTTCATTAAACATGTACAGCTTGGTAGTGTCGTCACCGTTGAACCAAGAATACTCCATATGAGCCGCAGGTTCGTAAAAGTTGACTTCGATCTTTTCTCAGATTCGGAATTAATCGCCAAAGCGATGGTCATGTACCAGTTGTTTGAGAGATGA
- a CDS encoding bifunctional oligoribonuclease/PAP phosphatase NrnA — MKRQIIDTIEKYDKIIIHRHVRPDPDAYGSQVGLKELIKTNYPTKQVFASGTHDEMLSYLATQDDVTASDYDNALVIITDTGNTERIDAEHYLNGAFILKIDHHPNVDPYGDLRWVDTESSSTSEMIYLLFEEGREHYGWKMSDECARLLYAGIVGDTGRFLFPSATVRTFEIASSLIKYDFDRTRLFAEMYEEDRRLLHLKGYMYQNFTIDENGSAFIKIDKSILEDFNVTASETSQLVGALGDVKGICAWVIFVEEDDQIRVRLRSKGPVINKLAAEYNGGGHPLASGASVYSWEKADEIIAKLKELCTAK, encoded by the coding sequence TTGAAAAGACAAATCATCGACACAATTGAGAAATACGACAAGATCATTATCCATCGACATGTAAGACCAGATCCGGATGCATACGGATCTCAAGTTGGGTTAAAAGAATTGATAAAAACCAACTATCCTACTAAACAAGTATTTGCATCTGGGACGCATGATGAAATGCTTTCCTATTTAGCTACTCAGGATGATGTAACTGCATCCGATTATGATAACGCACTTGTAATTATTACAGACACAGGGAACACTGAGCGGATTGATGCGGAACATTACCTGAATGGCGCTTTTATACTGAAAATAGATCATCATCCTAACGTCGATCCGTACGGTGATCTGAGATGGGTTGATACAGAATCCAGTTCCACCTCTGAAATGATTTATCTTTTATTCGAAGAAGGTCGAGAGCATTACGGCTGGAAGATGTCTGATGAATGTGCGCGCCTACTGTATGCTGGCATTGTTGGGGATACGGGTCGTTTTCTCTTTCCAAGTGCAACAGTAAGAACTTTTGAAATTGCAAGCAGCCTTATTAAATATGATTTCGATCGAACTCGTCTTTTTGCTGAAATGTACGAAGAGGATCGTAGATTGCTACACTTGAAAGGGTATATGTATCAAAATTTCACGATCGATGAAAATGGATCTGCTTTCATTAAAATCGATAAGTCGATCTTAGAGGATTTTAATGTAACTGCTAGTGAAACCTCTCAGTTGGTCGGTGCACTTGGCGATGTAAAAGGAATATGTGCTTGGGTTATTTTCGTTGAAGAAGATGACCAAATTCGAGTGCGTTTGCGTTCAAAAGGTCCCGTTATCAATAAGTTAGCGGCCGAATACAATGGAGGAGGACATCCATTGGCTTCGGGAGCCTCGGTTTACTCATGGGAAAAAGCAGATGAGATCATTGCTAAATTGAAAGAATTATGCACGGCGAAATAA
- a CDS encoding Xaa-Pro peptidase family protein — protein sequence MKKIQDIQQFLHDENLDAALITTPDNVFYVSGFKSEPHERLLGVMVFKDAEPFVICPLMEVPDLKASGWTFEAVGHQDTEDAWEVLASAARKRAVSFEKIAIEKSHLTVERMERMEELFEGAMFSRLDEKLNSLRNIKSEDELVKLRKAAELADYAIEVGCKEIAEGKTELEILMAIEFEMKRKGAEKMSFDTMVLSGPKTASPHGKPGSRKIQKGDFILFDLGVVYEGYCSDITRTVAFGEPSEKQREIYETVRKAEQAAIDLVRPGVKARDLDKAARDVITEAGYGEYFTHRLGHGLGISVHEFPSITGTNDLELQEGMVFTIEPGIYNPEITGVRIEDDVVVTADGVEVLTKFPKELKIIEA from the coding sequence ATGAAAAAGATTCAGGACATTCAACAATTCCTGCATGATGAAAATTTAGATGCAGCGCTAATTACAACTCCGGACAATGTTTTCTATGTATCCGGTTTTAAAAGCGAACCACATGAAAGACTTTTAGGTGTAATGGTATTCAAAGACGCAGAACCATTTGTCATTTGTCCTTTGATGGAAGTACCCGACTTGAAGGCTTCCGGCTGGACATTCGAAGCAGTTGGACACCAAGATACGGAAGATGCTTGGGAGGTTCTTGCTTCGGCCGCACGGAAAAGAGCTGTTTCTTTCGAGAAAATTGCTATTGAAAAATCTCATTTGACTGTTGAGCGAATGGAAAGAATGGAAGAGCTCTTCGAAGGTGCAATGTTTTCACGTCTCGATGAAAAGTTGAATTCCCTAAGAAATATAAAGAGCGAGGATGAGCTTGTAAAGCTGCGAAAGGCTGCAGAATTAGCTGATTATGCAATCGAAGTAGGTTGTAAGGAGATTGCCGAAGGGAAGACTGAACTCGAAATCCTAATGGCTATCGAGTTTGAAATGAAGAGAAAAGGCGCGGAGAAAATGTCATTTGATACGATGGTTTTATCCGGTCCTAAAACAGCGTCACCTCATGGCAAGCCGGGATCCAGAAAAATCCAAAAAGGCGATTTCATTCTATTCGACCTTGGTGTTGTTTATGAAGGATATTGCTCCGACATTACACGGACTGTCGCATTTGGGGAGCCATCCGAAAAACAGCGTGAGATTTATGAAACGGTTAGAAAAGCGGAACAGGCGGCAATCGATTTAGTCCGTCCTGGAGTGAAAGCACGTGATTTGGACAAAGCTGCAAGGGATGTCATTACAGAAGCTGGATATGGTGAGTACTTCACCCACCGCCTCGGACATGGACTCGGCATTTCTGTCCATGAGTTCCCGTCGATCACCGGGACAAATGATCTTGAACTTCAAGAAGGCATGGTCTTTACGATCGAACCGGGAATTTACAATCCTGAAATTACAGGTGTGCGTATTGAAGATGATGTCGTCGTCACAGCTGACGGAGTTGAGGTACTAACGAAGTTCCCTAAAGAATTAAAAATTATAGAAGCATAA
- a CDS encoding DNA polymerase III subunit alpha — MVLVYPQIVTGADLLRGIIKLDHLAPLLKRRGAKSVGIVNSKMYGVRSFYQVIKKYDIHPVIGLSIRLEITEGADVLLFAYAKDDKGYGNLLKISSAMATRDQETLPLKWLQAYSEGCVLICPLTDKSWDEWRHSDTLSKIGSVCQTVYIGVSRPNGVRHPSEDEIQKISKANGIEITAFHESRYLMEEDAFAFEVATAIRSGYKLNDPSRPKIEVYDAFLPEEEQLQNWFSDRPEWLEKMSDILLSCNAEMPPSHSRMPAFPVPVGETSATLLKKHCEQGLARRLGSITATYHERMQYELKIIESMGFSDYFLIVEDFMRFSREQGILTGPGRGSSAGSLVAYSLGITDVDPIKYGLIFERFLNPGRITMPDIDIDFADNRRSEVIEYVAKKYGKNHVAQIITFGTLSAKSVARNVARVFDFSNEEMGFLSKQIQEGHSRKLEESVKQSKALQDWIAMDPIRNKWFQAARALEGLPRNASTHAAGVILSPVPLVETVPLQNGSDDIYLTQWAMGDVEEVGLLKMDFLGLRNLTLMDRIKSMIEHDKGVVLNFEEIPLNDQKTFELFREGDMTGVFQFESDGMRDALRLIKPDEFSDIYAINALYRPGPMENIPLYSRRKNNNEKIHYIHPQLEPILKETEGIIVYQEQIMQIAVRIAGFTMAEADLLRRAVSKKKREILRQEREHFVKSAVNNNFPEKSASEIYDLIVKFADYGFPKSHAVAYSLISYQLAFIKANEPAYFYAALLSLATGNQDKIMEYIHEIRRKGIAILPPSIQRSKFSHIVENGAIRIGLGAIKGVTPAFYNIVKSARTANGWKSLFDFSAAIGGTHFTEKAIIPLIKAGALDEFGENRSVLLASIEAARNHAMFIGTEGEDDLLLDVIFSIAQPKYTPGGTMPRFAMLEYEREVLGFYLSEHPALELKKNLDGQIVDLVDVPNMRERSMARVAGLIREIKRIRTKKGEAMAFLTLQDETGELSCTIFPKQYAISNVHLQELAMVQLEGTMEKRNGQTQLIVQKSNKI, encoded by the coding sequence TTGGTACTTGTCTATCCACAAATTGTAACAGGCGCCGATCTATTGCGCGGAATTATAAAACTCGATCACTTAGCCCCCCTTCTGAAAAGGAGAGGGGCTAAATCCGTAGGGATCGTCAATTCAAAAATGTACGGGGTGCGTTCATTTTATCAAGTAATAAAGAAATACGATATCCATCCAGTTATCGGTCTATCTATCCGTCTTGAAATTACGGAAGGGGCGGATGTTCTCCTCTTCGCCTATGCAAAGGATGATAAGGGATACGGCAACTTACTTAAAATCAGCAGTGCTATGGCGACAAGGGATCAGGAGACGCTGCCATTAAAATGGCTGCAAGCTTACAGTGAAGGCTGCGTGCTGATTTGCCCTTTGACGGATAAATCATGGGACGAGTGGAGACATAGTGACACGCTCTCTAAAATTGGAAGTGTATGCCAAACGGTTTACATAGGAGTGTCCAGACCTAATGGTGTAAGACATCCTTCCGAGGACGAGATACAAAAAATAAGTAAAGCAAATGGAATAGAGATTACAGCCTTCCATGAGTCAAGGTATCTCATGGAAGAGGATGCGTTTGCATTTGAAGTCGCCACTGCCATTCGATCCGGATATAAGTTGAATGACCCATCCCGCCCCAAAATTGAAGTCTATGATGCCTTTCTTCCTGAAGAAGAACAATTACAAAACTGGTTTTCAGATCGTCCAGAATGGCTTGAGAAAATGTCGGATATATTGCTTTCCTGCAATGCTGAGATGCCGCCAAGTCATTCTCGAATGCCTGCTTTTCCAGTACCGGTCGGTGAAACTTCAGCTACATTATTAAAGAAACATTGTGAACAAGGGTTGGCAAGAAGACTTGGATCGATAACCGCAACCTATCACGAGCGCATGCAATATGAGTTGAAAATCATTGAATCTATGGGGTTTTCCGATTATTTTTTAATCGTGGAAGATTTCATGCGTTTCTCAAGAGAACAGGGAATTCTGACAGGTCCAGGAAGGGGTTCATCTGCAGGTTCACTTGTCGCGTATTCATTAGGCATTACAGACGTGGATCCTATCAAGTACGGACTTATCTTCGAGCGTTTCCTGAACCCTGGAAGAATTACGATGCCCGATATCGATATCGATTTTGCGGATAACCGCCGATCCGAAGTGATTGAGTACGTTGCCAAAAAGTACGGGAAAAACCATGTAGCACAAATCATTACGTTCGGTACCTTGTCAGCTAAATCTGTAGCTCGAAATGTTGCCCGGGTATTCGATTTTAGTAATGAAGAAATGGGGTTTCTATCAAAGCAAATACAAGAAGGCCATAGCAGAAAACTTGAAGAATCCGTTAAACAATCGAAAGCACTTCAAGATTGGATTGCCATGGATCCTATCCGAAACAAATGGTTCCAAGCTGCGAGGGCTTTGGAAGGTTTGCCAAGAAATGCCTCAACCCACGCGGCTGGAGTCATTCTTTCACCGGTCCCACTCGTGGAAACAGTTCCTCTGCAAAATGGGTCGGACGATATTTACTTAACGCAATGGGCCATGGGGGATGTTGAAGAAGTCGGCTTATTAAAAATGGACTTTCTTGGTTTACGGAACTTAACGTTGATGGATCGTATCAAATCAATGATAGAGCATGACAAAGGAGTCGTCTTGAATTTCGAGGAAATCCCTTTAAATGATCAGAAAACCTTCGAATTGTTCAGGGAAGGGGATATGACTGGAGTTTTTCAATTTGAATCTGACGGAATGAGAGACGCCTTAAGGCTTATAAAACCAGATGAATTCAGTGATATTTATGCAATAAATGCATTGTATCGTCCGGGTCCGATGGAAAATATCCCGTTGTATAGCAGAAGGAAAAATAATAATGAAAAAATCCATTATATTCATCCCCAGCTTGAACCAATCTTAAAAGAGACTGAAGGCATTATCGTCTACCAGGAACAGATCATGCAAATAGCTGTGCGAATTGCTGGATTTACAATGGCTGAGGCGGATCTTTTGCGAAGGGCTGTAAGTAAGAAGAAGAGAGAGATTTTGCGTCAAGAAAGGGAGCATTTTGTTAAGAGTGCAGTAAACAACAACTTCCCGGAAAAATCAGCGAGTGAAATCTATGATTTGATCGTTAAATTTGCGGATTATGGGTTCCCGAAAAGCCATGCCGTTGCGTATTCTTTAATCTCCTATCAATTAGCCTTCATCAAAGCAAATGAACCGGCATACTTTTACGCAGCCCTCTTATCGTTAGCAACGGGCAATCAAGATAAAATTATGGAGTACATCCATGAAATAAGAAGAAAAGGAATTGCGATTCTGCCGCCATCCATCCAAAGAAGTAAATTTTCACATATCGTTGAAAATGGTGCAATTCGTATTGGACTTGGTGCCATAAAAGGCGTGACGCCTGCTTTTTATAATATTGTAAAGTCAGCGCGAACGGCAAATGGCTGGAAATCCCTTTTCGATTTTTCAGCTGCCATCGGTGGAACACATTTCACAGAAAAAGCTATTATTCCATTAATAAAAGCAGGAGCGCTTGATGAATTCGGAGAAAATAGATCTGTGCTGTTAGCTTCCATCGAAGCTGCCCGGAATCATGCAATGTTTATCGGAACGGAAGGGGAAGATGACTTGCTGTTAGACGTCATTTTTTCCATCGCACAGCCAAAATACACACCGGGTGGAACAATGCCAAGGTTCGCTATGTTGGAATACGAACGAGAAGTGTTAGGTTTCTATTTATCCGAACACCCAGCATTGGAATTGAAAAAGAACTTAGACGGCCAAATCGTAGATCTTGTAGATGTCCCGAATATGAGGGAACGAAGTATGGCAAGAGTAGCCGGCTTAATCCGTGAAATCAAGCGCATTCGAACTAAGAAAGGCGAAGCAATGGCGTTCTTAACTCTCCAAGACGAGACAGGAGAATTGTCCTGCACAATCTTCCCGAAGCAATACGCCATAAGCAATGTACACCTACAAGAACTTGCTATGGTACAACTTGAAGGAACAATGGAAAAACGCAACGGCCAAACCCAATTGATTGTACAAAAATCAAATAAAATTTAA